A genomic region of Bactrocera dorsalis isolate Fly_Bdor chromosome 3, ASM2337382v1, whole genome shotgun sequence contains the following coding sequences:
- the LOC105224540 gene encoding NADH dehydrogenase [ubiquinone] 1 beta subcomplex subunit 3 has protein sequence MGGHGHGEPYKVPHPSIYKVENIPKLREVQEALARQGLKDPWLRNEVWRYEPSKMGTHASRARAFFLRGLLWGSIAAAVHIGCEYAFSSKDDHGHGHGDGEHSEGGHH, from the exons ATGGGCGGACACGGACACGGTGAACCCTACAAAGTGCCACATCCATCAATTTACAAAGTGGAAAATATTCCCAAGTTACGCGAAGTGCAAGAAGCGCTAGCACGTCAAGGCTTAAAGGATCCATGGTTGCG GAATGAAGTGTGGCGTTATGAACCcagcaaaatgggcacacatgCTAGCCGTGCACGCGCTTTCTTCCTTCGTGGTCTACTGTGGGGCTCAATTGCTGCTGCCGTGCACATTGGTTGCGAATATGCTTTTAGTTCGAAAGATGATCACGGTCATGGACATGGTGATGGTGAACACTCTGAAGGTGGCCATCATTAA
- the LOC105224542 gene encoding protein Rae1 translates to MFGQQTLGATTAAPSTNRMNDFEVTMPPDDSVSALEFSPSTIPQNFLIAGGWDSSVRCWEVEQTGKTVPKSMKTMGGPVLDVCWSDDGTKVYMASCDKQVKMWDLASDQVVQVAAHDAPVKTCHWIKGSNYNCLMTGSWDKTLKFWDTRTPNPLMAINLPERCYCADVDYPMAVVGTANRGLIVYSLENTPTEFKRQDSPLKYQHRTISIFRDKKKAPTGYALGSIEGRVAIQYVNPVNPKDNFTFKCHRTTGTAGYQDIYAVNDIAFHPVHGTLVTVGSDGTFSFWDKDARTKLKSSETMDQSITKCAFNNNGQIFAYAVGYDWSKGHEYFNPGKKPQIFLRSCYDELKPRIA, encoded by the exons ATGTTCGGTCAGCAAACTCTTGGTGCGACCACCGCCGCACCTTCTACAAATCGTATGAATGATTTCGAAGTAACTATGCCACCGGATGATTCCGTATCTGCATTGGAATTTAGTCCCAGCACGATACCACAAAACTTTCTCATAGCTGGCGGCTGGGATAGCAGTGTGCGTTGTTGGGAGGTGGAACAGACAGGTAAAACCGTTCCAAAGTCAATGAAAACAATGGGAGGACCAGTGTTGGATGTATGTTGGTCTGACGACGGCACAAAAGTTTACATGGCATCCTGTGACAAACAAGTAAAAATGTGGGATTTAGCCTCTGACCAAGTAGTACAGGTGGCGGCACATGATGCGCCCGTAAAAACATGCCACTGGATAAAAGGGTCGAATTATAATTGTTTAATGACTGGTTCGTGGGATAAAACTTTAAAG TTTTGGGATACTCGTACACCCAATCCACTAATGGCAATTAATTTGCCGGAACGCTGTTACTGTGCCGATGTAGATTATCCAATGGCTGTTGTTGGTACTGCTAATCGGGGTCTAATTGTTTATTCACTGGAAAACACACCGACTGAGTTTAAGCGACAAGACAGCCCGCTGAAGTATCAACATAGAACAATATCAATTTTTAGAGATAAGAAGAAGGCACCGACAG GATATGCGCTTGGTAGTATTGAAGGTCGTGTTGCAATCCAGTATGTAAATCCAGTGAATCCAAAAGATAATTTCACCTTCAAGTGCCATCGCACAACTGGTACTGCCGGTTATCAGGACATTTATGCTGTGAATGATATAGCCTTTCATCCAGTGCATGGTACTTTAGTGACTGTGGGTTCAGATGGCACTTTCAGCTTCTGGGATAAAGATGCGCGTACAAAACTTAAATCTTCAGAGACAATGGATCAATCGATTACAAAGTGTGCTTTCAATAACAATGGACAAATTTTCGCTTATGCGGTTGGCTATGATTGGTCAAag GGCCATGAATACTTCAATCCAGGCAAAAAACCACAAATCTTCCTCCGTTCTTGTTACGACGAACTCAAACCTCGTATTGCTTAA
- the LOC105224539 gene encoding stomatin-like protein 2, mitochondrial, whose translation MLRTFVTTAGRLSQQHHQSLLLRNGRQLIQQSRTKASTPMNTIIMFVPQQEAWIVERMGRFHRIMEPGLNILVPFIDKIKYVQSLKEIAIDVPKQSAITSDNVTLSIDGVLYLRIIDPYRASYGVEDPEFAITQLAQTTMRSELGKMSLDKVFRERESLNVSIVDSINKASEAWGIACLRYEIRDIRLPSRVHEAMQMQVEAERRKRAAILESEGSREAEINIAEGKRKSRILASEAERQEQINKASGEAAAMLAVADARARGLQTVAKALQDLDGKNAASLTLAEQYIDAFRNLAKTNNTLILPSNPSDVTALVTQALSVYQTISNNNIGNVKNLRSVDGIVENSIEESKCKQDKKMEIE comes from the coding sequence ATGTTGCGTACCTTTGTAACTACCGCTGGACGACTATCACAACAACACCATCAATCATTGTTGCTCAGGAATGGACGTCAGTTAATACAGCAAAGCCGCACCAAAGCATCGACACCTATGAATACAATAATAATGTTTGTGCCGCAACAGGAGGCGTGGATCGTGGAGCGTATGGGTCGTTTTCATAGAATTATGGAACCCGGTCTTAATATACTGGTGCCCtttattgataaaattaaatatgttcaaagtCTGAAGGAAATAGCAATAGATGTGCCCAAACAGAGTGCCATCACTTCGGACAATGTGACATTGAGCATAGATGGCGTTTTGTACTTGCGAATCATTGATCCTTATCGCGCTTCATATGGTGTTGAAGATCCAGAATTTGCGATAACACAACTCGCTCAAACCACTATGCGTTCCGAGTTGGGTAAGATGTCACTGGATAAGGTCTTTCGTGAGCGTGAATCTCTCAATGTAAGCATAGTGGACTCGATTAACAAAGCAAGTGAGGCTTGGGGTATTGCATGCTTACGTTACGAAATTCGTGATATTCGTTTGCCCTCACGTGTGCATGAAGCTATGCAAATGCAGGTCGAAGCAGAAAGACGTAAGCGAGCTGCTATTTTGGAGTCAGAAGGTAGTCGCGAGGCCGAAATTAATATTGCTGAAGGTAAAAGAAAATCACGTATACTTGCCTCCGAAGCTGAAAGACAGGAACAAATTAATAAAGCGAGCGGAGAAGCGGCTGCTATGCTAGCTGTTGCCGATGCACGTGCTCGTGGACTACAGACTGTTGCTAAAGCATTACAAGATTTAGATGGCAAAAATGCTGCCTCCCTCACTTTAGCTGAGCAATATATTGATGCGTTTAGAAATTTAGCGAAAACAAATAACACACTCATACTGCCATCGAATCCTAGCGATGTAACAGCACTCGTCACACAAGCTTTAAGTGTTTATCAAACGATTTCAAATAATAACATTGGAAATGTAAAGAATTTACGTAGTGTAGATGGTATTGTGGAGAATAGTATTGAGGAGAGTAAATGTAAACaggataaaaaaatggaaattgaatAA